The following coding sequences are from one Mycoplasma tullyi window:
- a CDS encoding dihydrofolate reductase gives MIKLIVALDQNNLIGKDGKLPWHIKEELKFFKDTTIGHALLLGKRTFINLPKKLDNRKHIVFSRKDELPEADQIIRNDEEMKELFKAYKDSQDILFITGGKFVYDLYYQYADELIISRIKNKYDGDTYLDLDLANYYLAKEEEYSEFTVEYWLKKEEVNKTNPNVINWDEYFMMLANVSAMRSKDPSTQVGACIVNKKKYVIGLGYNGMPKGLDQKFPWDRTNPDSAKTKYPYVVHAEINAILNTSTIIEDCTLYTNLFPCSNCAKTIVQSGIVEVVYEENKYEHLPDNKISTYILESANIKLRQHKTGHKITKKD, from the coding sequence ATGATTAAGTTAATAGTTGCATTAGATCAAAACAATTTGATAGGTAAAGATGGTAAATTACCATGACACATCAAAGAAGAGTTAAAGTTTTTCAAAGATACAACAATTGGACACGCTTTATTATTAGGTAAAAGAACTTTCATAAATTTGCCTAAAAAATTAGACAATCGTAAACATATTGTTTTTAGTAGAAAAGATGAACTTCCAGAAGCTGATCAAATAATTCGTAATGATGAAGAGATGAAGGAATTGTTCAAAGCATATAAAGATAGTCAAGATATCTTGTTTATTACAGGTGGTAAGTTTGTTTATGACCTGTACTATCAGTATGCTGATGAATTGATTATTTCACGAATTAAGAACAAATATGATGGAGACACTTATCTTGATTTAGATCTAGCTAATTATTATTTAGCCAAAGAAGAAGAATATAGCGAATTTACCGTGGAATATTGATTAAAAAAAGAAGAAGTTAATAAAACAAATCCCAATGTAATTAACTGAGATGAATACTTTATGATGCTAGCTAATGTATCAGCTATGAGATCTAAAGATCCATCTACTCAAGTGGGTGCTTGTATTGTTAACAAAAAGAAATATGTAATCGGTTTAGGATACAACGGAATGCCTAAAGGATTAGATCAAAAATTTCCATGAGATCGAACTAATCCAGACAGTGCTAAAACAAAATATCCTTACGTTGTGCATGCTGAAATCAACGCAATTCTTAATACCAGCACGATTATTGAAGATTGTACGCTTTATACGAACTTATTCCCTTGTTCAAATTGTGCAAAAACTATTGTTCAAAGTGGGATTGTTGAAGTTGTTTATGAAGAAAATAAATACGAACATCTTCCTGACAACAAAATATCTACCTACATTTTAGAAAGCGCAAACATAAAACTTAGACAACATAAAACAGGACACAAGATTACTAAAAAAGATTAA
- a CDS encoding thymidylate synthase, with protein sequence MKTYLGLLEKVMTKGEVKKDRTNTGTISYFGTQGRYDLREGFPLLTTKKMAWKSICHELLWFLKGDTNIKYLVDHNVNIWNEWPYEAFKKSSDYNDETLQEFVDKIKADDQFAQVYGKLGPVYGKQWRNFNGVDQIEWVINEIKNNPFSRRLIVSAWNPSEIKDMALPPCHSFFQFFVNEKYEISLQLYQRSGDMFLGVPFNIASYSLLLLMVAQVTGLKPAEFVHTIGDTHIYSNHVDQVKIQLQREPKKLPKVSLNPDIKNIFDFKFEDISLENYEHHDPIKGKVAV encoded by the coding sequence ATGAAAACATATCTCGGTTTGTTAGAGAAAGTTATGACCAAAGGTGAGGTAAAAAAGGACCGCACTAATACGGGTACAATCTCTTATTTTGGTACTCAAGGACGATATGATTTACGAGAAGGTTTTCCGTTACTAACAACAAAGAAAATGGCTTGAAAATCTATCTGTCACGAACTATTATGATTTCTTAAAGGAGATACTAATATCAAGTACTTAGTTGATCATAATGTAAATATATGAAACGAATGACCTTACGAAGCGTTTAAAAAATCGTCTGATTACAACGATGAAACCTTACAGGAATTTGTTGACAAGATTAAAGCTGATGATCAATTCGCTCAAGTCTATGGAAAACTGGGTCCTGTTTATGGAAAACAATGACGTAATTTTAATGGAGTTGATCAAATTGAATGAGTAATCAATGAAATTAAAAACAATCCATTTTCACGTCGTTTAATAGTAAGTGCTTGAAATCCAAGTGAAATTAAAGATATGGCTTTACCACCTTGTCATAGTTTTTTTCAATTCTTCGTTAATGAAAAATACGAAATTTCACTTCAACTATATCAAAGAAGCGGAGATATGTTTTTAGGTGTGCCCTTCAATATCGCTTCATACAGTTTATTACTTTTAATGGTTGCTCAAGTAACAGGATTAAAACCCGCTGAATTTGTTCATACAATTGGCGACACACACATTTATTCAAATCATGTTGATCAAGTAAAAATTCAATTACAAAGAGAACCTAAAAAACTTCCTAAAGTTAGTTTGAATCCAGATATTAAAAACATTTTTGATTTTAAATTCGAAGACATTAGTTTAGAAAACTACGAACATCATGATCCAATCAAAGGAAAGGTAGCAGTTTAA
- a CDS encoding HpcH/HpaI aldolase/citrate lyase family protein, with product MKHSNTFLFIPASSEKFLTKSLTLSPFCLIYDLEDSVLTKDKEEALKRLADFLLTNKFENTKIAIRLNSDNYINELTYLLDKKVEFDYIVLPKFESASVLQEAINFLRSRRDSKKLILIIESALGHYEINRIKFEKEHLDHIFGLFIGTNDLSSDLNSEIESEIVAKIKLDLALHAKYLNVHFIDAPEFDINNQQKVLDVCTYNKRNGITYKASIHPKHLEWIDSVYSVSEEEYLQAKKAIEILNEKGAYNLDGKMIDKANLEKLYNIVQKYEERNNLSK from the coding sequence ATGAAGCATTCAAATACTTTTCTGTTTATTCCAGCTAGCAGTGAAAAATTTCTAACAAAAAGTTTAACTCTTAGTCCTTTTTGTTTAATATATGACCTAGAAGATAGCGTCTTAACAAAGGACAAGGAAGAAGCTTTAAAAAGACTTGCAGACTTTTTATTAACAAACAAATTTGAAAATACAAAAATTGCAATTCGTTTAAACTCTGATAACTATATCAATGAATTAACTTATTTATTAGATAAAAAGGTTGAATTCGATTATATTGTTTTACCTAAGTTTGAAAGCGCTTCTGTTCTACAAGAAGCAATCAACTTTTTAAGATCAAGAAGAGATTCTAAAAAACTTATTCTAATAATTGAATCTGCTTTAGGTCATTACGAAATTAATAGAATTAAATTTGAAAAAGAACATTTAGATCATATTTTTGGATTATTTATAGGAACTAACGATCTTTCTTCTGATTTAAATTCTGAAATTGAATCTGAAATTGTTGCCAAGATCAAGTTAGATTTAGCATTGCATGCTAAATACTTAAATGTTCATTTTATCGACGCTCCAGAATTTGATATTAACAATCAACAGAAGGTATTAGACGTATGTACCTATAATAAGAGAAATGGAATTACATATAAAGCATCAATTCACCCTAAACATCTTGAATGAATCGATTCTGTTTATTCAGTAAGTGAAGAAGAATATTTACAAGCTAAAAAAGCAATTGAAATTCTGAATGAAAAAGGTGCATATAATTTAGATGGGAAAATGATCGATAAAGCTAATCTTGAAAAGCTATACAATATCGTTCAAAAGTACGAAGAACGAAATAATCTATCTAAATAG